One stretch of Pelmatolapia mariae isolate MD_Pm_ZW linkage group LG3_W, Pm_UMD_F_2, whole genome shotgun sequence DNA includes these proteins:
- the LOC134625038 gene encoding tripartite motif-containing protein 16-like isoform X1: MAQKGVQLDRETFSCSICLDLLKDPVTIPCGHSYCMNCIKSFWDEEDRKGIHSCPQCRKTFTARPVLEKNTMLAALVEQLKKTGLQAAAADHCYAGPEDVACDVCTGRKLRAIKSCLFCLVSYCEKHLQPHYDVVQLKKHKLVAPSKKLQDNICSRHDEVMKIFCRTDQQSICYLCTMDEHKGHETVPAAAERTEKQKELEVRRLNIQQRIQEREKDVKLLQQEVEAINGSADKAVEDSEKIFTELIRLIQKRSSDVKQQVRSQQETEVSRVKELQEKLEQEIAELKRKDGELEQLSHTEDHNQFLHNYLSLSALGELTHSSSINIRPLSYFEDVTAAVSETRDKLQDILREERTNISLTVTEEDVLLSPAEPKTRAGFLKCSCDITLDPNTANRLLLLSEGNRKVTRMNQQQSYSDHPDRFTDYYQVLSRESLTGRCYWEVEWRGGGVRVAVAYKNISRAWRDSLFGNNDKSWALRCDTNSFIFIHNEVQTVLSGPRSSRVGVYLDHRAGILSFYSVSETMTLLHRVQTTFTQPLYAGLWLWLDGDTAELIKVK, encoded by the coding sequence ATGGCACAGAAAGGAGTTCAGCTGGACCGAGAAACCTTCTCTTGTTCcatctgtttggatctactgaaggatccggtgactattccctgtggacacagctactgcatgaactgCATTAAAAGTTTCTGGGATGAAGAGGACAGGAAgggaatccacagctgccctcagtgcaggaagactttcacagcgaggcctgtcctggagaaaaacaccatgttagcagctttagtggagcagctgaagaagactggactccaagctgctgcagctgatcactgctatgctggacctgaagatgtggcctgtgatgtctgcactgggaggaagctgagagccatcaagtcctgtttattctgtctggtctcttactgtgagaaacacctccAACCTCACTATGATGTAGTTCAGCTtaagaaacacaagctggtggccccctccaagaagctccaggacaacatctgctctcgtcatgatgaggtgatgaagattttctgccgtactgatcagcagagtatctgttatctctgcacaatggatgaacataaaggccatgaaacagtcccagctgcagcagaaaggactgagaagcagaaggagctcgaGGTGAGACGACTcaacatccagcagagaatccaggagcgagagaaagatgtgaagctgcttcagcaggaggtggaggccatcaatggctctgctgataaagcagtggaggacagtgagaagatcttcactgagctgatccgtctcatccagaaaagaagctctgatgtgaagcagcaggtcagatcccagcaggaaactgaagtgagtcgagtcaaagagcttcaggagaagctggagcaggagatcgctgagctgaagaggaaagacggcgagctggagcagctctcacacacagaggatcacaaccagtttctacacaactacctctcactgtcagcactcGGTGAGTTGAcacactcatccagcatcaacatccgtcctctgagctactttgaggatgtgacagcagctgtgtcagagaccagagataaactacaggacattctgagagaggaacggacaaacatctcactgacagtcactgaagagGACGTTTTACTGTCACCagcagagccaaagaccagagctggattcttaaaatgttcatgtgacatcacactggatccaaacacagcaaacagacTTTTGTTATTATCAGAGGGGAACAGAAAAGTAACAAGAATGAACCAACAACAGTCTtattctgatcatccagacagattcactGACTATTATCAggtcctgagtagagagagtctgactggacgttgttactgggaggtggagtggagaggtggaggagttCGTGTAGCAGTCGCATACAAGAATATCAGCAGAGCATGGAGGGACTCTTTATTTGGAAACAATGACAAATCTTGGGCATTACGCTGTGACACAAACAGTTTCATATTCATTCACAACGAAGTCCAAACTGTCCTCTCAGGTCCTCGgtcctccagagtaggagtgtacctggatcacagagcaggtattctgtctttctacagcgtctctgagaccatgactctcctccacagagtccagaccaccttcactcagccgctctatgctggacttTGGCTTTGGTTAGATGGAGACACTGCAGAGTTGATTAAAGTCAAATAG
- the LOC134625038 gene encoding tripartite motif-containing protein 16-like isoform X2: MAQKGVQLDRETFSCSICLDLLKDPVTIPCGHSYCMNCIKSFWDEEDRKGIHSCPQCRKTFTARPVLEKNTMLAALVEQLKKTGLQAAAADHCYAGPEDVACDVCTGRKLRAIKSCLFCLVSYCEKHLQPHYDVVQLKKHKLVAPSKKLQDNICSRHDEVMKIFCRTDQQSICYLCTMDEHKGHETVPAAAERTEKQKELEVRRLNIQQRIQEREKDVKLLQQEVEAINGSADKAVEDSEKIFTELIRLIQKRSSDVKQQVRSQQETEVSRVKELQEKLEQEIAELKRKDGELEQLSHTEDHNQFLHNYLSLSALGELTHSSSINIRPLSYFEDVTAAVSETRDKLQDILREERTNISLTVTEEDVLLSPAEPKTRAGFLKCSCDITLDPNTANRLLLLSEGNRKVTRMNQQQSYSDHPDRFTDYYQVLSRESLTGRCYWEVEWRGGGVRVAVAYKNISRAWRDSLFGNNDKSWALRCDTNSFIFIHNEVQTVLSGPRSSRVGVYLDHRAADRCGG; encoded by the exons ATGGCACAGAAAGGAGTTCAGCTGGACCGAGAAACCTTCTCTTGTTCcatctgtttggatctactgaaggatccggtgactattccctgtggacacagctactgcatgaactgCATTAAAAGTTTCTGGGATGAAGAGGACAGGAAgggaatccacagctgccctcagtgcaggaagactttcacagcgaggcctgtcctggagaaaaacaccatgttagcagctttagtggagcagctgaagaagactggactccaagctgctgcagctgatcactgctatgctggacctgaagatgtggcctgtgatgtctgcactgggaggaagctgagagccatcaagtcctgtttattctgtctggtctcttactgtgagaaacacctccAACCTCACTATGATGTAGTTCAGCTtaagaaacacaagctggtggccccctccaagaagctccaggacaacatctgctctcgtcatgatgaggtgatgaagattttctgccgtactgatcagcagagtatctgttatctctgcacaatggatgaacataaaggccatgaaacagtcccagctgcagcagaaaggactgagaagcagaaggagctcgaGGTGAGACGACTcaacatccagcagagaatccaggagcgagagaaagatgtgaagctgcttcagcaggaggtggaggccatcaatggctctgctgataaagcagtggaggacagtgagaagatcttcactgagctgatccgtctcatccagaaaagaagctctgatgtgaagcagcaggtcagatcccagcaggaaactgaagtgagtcgagtcaaagagcttcaggagaagctggagcaggagatcgctgagctgaagaggaaagacggcgagctggagcagctctcacacacagaggatcacaaccagtttctacacaactacctctcactgtcagcactcGGTGAGTTGAcacactcatccagcatcaacatccgtcctctgagctactttgaggatgtgacagcagctgtgtcagagaccagagataaactacaggacattctgagagaggaacggacaaacatctcactgacagtcactgaagagGACGTTTTACTGTCACCagcagagccaaagaccagagctggattcttaaaatgttcatgtgacatcacactggatccaaacacagcaaacagacTTTTGTTATTATCAGAGGGGAACAGAAAAGTAACAAGAATGAACCAACAACAGTCTtattctgatcatccagacagattcactGACTATTATCAggtcctgagtagagagagtctgactggacgttgttactgggaggtggagtggagaggtggaggagttCGTGTAGCAGTCGCATACAAGAATATCAGCAGAGCATGGAGGGACTCTTTATTTGGAAACAATGACAAATCTTGGGCATTACGCTGTGACACAAACAGTTTCATATTCATTCACAACGAAGTCCAAACTGTCCTCTCAGGTCCTCGgtcctccagagtaggagtgtacctggatcacagagcag CTGACAGATGCGGAGGATAG